In Vigna unguiculata cultivar IT97K-499-35 chromosome 3, ASM411807v1, whole genome shotgun sequence, a single genomic region encodes these proteins:
- the LOC114176407 gene encoding tropinone reductase-like 3: MVKSKRFEGKVAIVTASTQGIGLAIAERLGLEGASVVISSRKQQNVDAAAEKLRAKGIEVLGVVCHVSNPQQRKDLIHKTVQKYGKIDVVVSNAAANPSVDSILQTKDTVLDKLWEINVKATILLLKDAAPHLQKGSSVVIISSIAGYNPPPSLAMYGVTKTALLGLTKALAAEMAPDTRVNCVAPGFVPTNFASFLTTNEAVRKNLEDKTFLRRLGTTEDMAAATAFLASDDASYITGETIVVAGGTPSRL, encoded by the exons ATGGTGAAGTCAAAGAGATTTGAAGGAAAGGTAGCGATTGTGACAGCTTCCACGCAGGGAATCGGTTTAGCCATAGCCGAGAGGCTTGGCCTCGAAGGTGCATCCGTTGTTATCTCTTCTCGCAAACAG CAAAATGTTGACGCGGCGGCGGAAAAACTGAGGGCAAAAGGAATTGAAGTGTTAGGGGTTGTTTGTCATGTTTCTAATCCTCAGCAACGGAAGGATTTGATTCACAAAACTGTGCAG AAATATGGAAAGATAGATGTTGTTGTGTCTAATGCTGCTGCAAATCCTTCTGTTGATTCCATCTTGCAAACAAAAGACACTGTCCTTGACAAGTTATGGGAGATAAATGTCAAAGCTACTATACTTCTTTTGAAG GATGCTGCGCCTCACTTGCAGAAGGGTTCTTCTGTTGTTATCATTTCCTCAATTGCTGGTTATAACCCGCCACCTTCTTTGGCTATGTATGGAGTGACCAAAACAGCTCTTCTTGGACTTACCAAA GCCCTGGCTGCAGAAATGGCCCCTGACACTCGTGTAAACTGTGTTGCTCCTGGTTTTGTGCCGACCAATTTTGCTTCATTCCTTACAACTAATGAAGCTGTG AGGAAAAATCTTGAAGATAAGACATTTCTTAGAAGGCTTGGTACAACAGAAGACATGGCTGCTGCAACAGCATTTTTGGCATCTGACGATGCTTCTTATATAACAGGAGAGACTATAGTCGTTGCAGGAGGAACGCCTTCAAGGTTGTAG
- the LOC114176148 gene encoding EH domain-containing protein 2-like isoform X2: MKAVSDWIDSCSKEQLKTYQEWFILADSDGDARISGNDATKFFALSNLSRSQLKHVWAIADAKRQGFLGFQEFVIAMQLVALAQAGYNINSDILKAEIDKESIKSPVMEGLDGLIDTKSLTLHSQPEAFGTAQPQPLSLNSWAAPKSVKKLPLNAVTSIIDGLKRLYVEKLRPLEVTYQFNDFVSPLLTDSDFDAKPMVMLLGQYSTGKTTFIKHMLRCDYPGAHIGPEPTTDRFVVVMSGSDERSIPGNTVAVDASMPFSGLSTFGGSFLSKFQCSQLPHPLLDEITFVDTPGVLSGEKQRTQRSYDFTGVISWFAAKCDLILLLFDPHKLDISDEFKRVIGSLHGHDDKIRVVLNKADQIDTQQLMRVYGALMWSLGKVLNTPEVMRVYIGSFNDKPITEGFVGPLGQELFEKEQNDLLADLVDIPRKACDSRINEFVKRARSAKIHAYIISHLRNEMPAMMGKAKTQQRLIENLEDEFRKVQREFHLPAGDFPDVEHFREILSGYSIDKFEKLKPKMIQAVDDMLGYEIPELLKKFRNPYD, encoded by the exons ATGAAAGCAGTCTCCGATTGGATCGATTCTTGTTCCAAAGAGCAATTGAAGACGTATCAAGAATGGTTCATCTTGGCCGATTCAG ATGGAGACGCCCGTATCTCTGGAAATGATGCAACCAAGTTCTTTGCTCTCTCCAACTTGTCTCGCTCTCAACTCAAGCAT GTTTGGGCTATCGCTGATGCTAAAAGACAGGGCTTTCTTGGTTTTCAAGAGTTTGTTATCGCAATGCAG cTCGTTGCACTGGCACAAGCAGGATACAATATCAACTCAGATATCCTTAAAGCGGAAA TTGACAAGGAAAGTATTAAATCTCCAGTAATGGAAGGGCTTGATGGTTTAATAGAT ACAAAGAGTTTGACATTACATTCCCAACCAGAGGCATTTG GGACTGCTCAACCTCAGCCTTTGTCCCTCAATTCATGGGCTGCTCCAAAATCTGTGAAGAAA TTACCTCTGAATGCAGTTACATCAATAATCGATGGTTTGAAGAGATTGTATGTGGAAAAGCTAAGGCCGTTGGAGGTCACTTATCAATTCAATGATTTTGTATCTCCATTACTG ACCGACAGTGATTTTGATGCTAAACCAATGGTTATGCTTCTTGGTCAATATTCCACAGGGAAAACAACCTTCATAAAACATATGCTACGATGCGATTATCCAG GTGCACACATTGGACCAGAGCCTACAACGGACAGATTTGTGGTTGTCATG TCTGGTTCTGATGAAAGGAGTATTCCTGGAAATACAGTAGCTGTTGATGCTAGTATGCCTTTCAGTGGCCTGTCAACTTTTGGTGGTTCATTTTTGTCAAAGTTCCAGTGTTCTCAACTACCACATCCA cTGCTAGATGAAATAACATTTGTGGACACTCCTGGTGTCCTCTCTGGAGAAAAACAAAGGACTCAACGAAGTTATGACTTCACTGGTGTTATATCTTGGTTTGCTGCAAAATGTGATCTGATACTTCTGCTATTTGATCCTCATAAACTTGACATTAGTGACGAATTTAAACGTGTAATTGGGTCTCTACACGGTCATGATGACAAGATTCGCGTGGTTTTGAATAAAGCGGATCAAATTGATACTCAACAA CTCATGAGAGTTTATGGAGCATTGATGTGGTCTCTGGGGAAAGTTCTGAATACTCCAGAAGTTATGCGTGTATATATTGG CTCATTTAATGATAAGCCTATAACCGAAGGATTTGTTGGCCCGTTAGGACAGGAGCTCTTTGAAAAGGAACAGAATGATCTTCTTGCAGACTTGGTAGATATTCCAAGAAAGGCATGCGACAGTCGG ATCAATGAATTTGTGAAACGTGCTAGATCTGCTAAAATTCATGCGTATATAATTAGTCATCTTAGGAATGAGATGCCAGCAATGATGGGCAAAGCTAAGACTCAACAAAGGCTTATAGAGAATCTTGAAGACGAATTTAGAAAG GTTCAAAGGGAGTTTCATCTACCAGCTGGTGATTTTCCCGATGTAGAACACTTCAGAGAGATTTTGAGTGGCTACAGCATTGACAAATTTGAGAAACTAAAGCCCAAAATGATTCAAGCGGTTGATGACATGCTTGGATACGAAATACCAGAGTTATTAAAAAAGTTCAGAAATCCttatgattga
- the LOC114176148 gene encoding EH domain-containing protein 2-like isoform X1, whose protein sequence is MKAVSDWIDSCSKEQLKTYQEWFILADSDGDARISGNDATKFFALSNLSRSQLKHVWAIADAKRQGFLGFQEFVIAMQLVALAQAGYNINSDILKAEIDKESIKSPVMEGLDGLIDQTKSLTLHSQPEAFGTAQPQPLSLNSWAAPKSVKKLPLNAVTSIIDGLKRLYVEKLRPLEVTYQFNDFVSPLLTDSDFDAKPMVMLLGQYSTGKTTFIKHMLRCDYPGAHIGPEPTTDRFVVVMSGSDERSIPGNTVAVDASMPFSGLSTFGGSFLSKFQCSQLPHPLLDEITFVDTPGVLSGEKQRTQRSYDFTGVISWFAAKCDLILLLFDPHKLDISDEFKRVIGSLHGHDDKIRVVLNKADQIDTQQLMRVYGALMWSLGKVLNTPEVMRVYIGSFNDKPITEGFVGPLGQELFEKEQNDLLADLVDIPRKACDSRINEFVKRARSAKIHAYIISHLRNEMPAMMGKAKTQQRLIENLEDEFRKVQREFHLPAGDFPDVEHFREILSGYSIDKFEKLKPKMIQAVDDMLGYEIPELLKKFRNPYD, encoded by the exons ATGAAAGCAGTCTCCGATTGGATCGATTCTTGTTCCAAAGAGCAATTGAAGACGTATCAAGAATGGTTCATCTTGGCCGATTCAG ATGGAGACGCCCGTATCTCTGGAAATGATGCAACCAAGTTCTTTGCTCTCTCCAACTTGTCTCGCTCTCAACTCAAGCAT GTTTGGGCTATCGCTGATGCTAAAAGACAGGGCTTTCTTGGTTTTCAAGAGTTTGTTATCGCAATGCAG cTCGTTGCACTGGCACAAGCAGGATACAATATCAACTCAGATATCCTTAAAGCGGAAA TTGACAAGGAAAGTATTAAATCTCCAGTAATGGAAGGGCTTGATGGTTTAATAGAT cAGACAAAGAGTTTGACATTACATTCCCAACCAGAGGCATTTG GGACTGCTCAACCTCAGCCTTTGTCCCTCAATTCATGGGCTGCTCCAAAATCTGTGAAGAAA TTACCTCTGAATGCAGTTACATCAATAATCGATGGTTTGAAGAGATTGTATGTGGAAAAGCTAAGGCCGTTGGAGGTCACTTATCAATTCAATGATTTTGTATCTCCATTACTG ACCGACAGTGATTTTGATGCTAAACCAATGGTTATGCTTCTTGGTCAATATTCCACAGGGAAAACAACCTTCATAAAACATATGCTACGATGCGATTATCCAG GTGCACACATTGGACCAGAGCCTACAACGGACAGATTTGTGGTTGTCATG TCTGGTTCTGATGAAAGGAGTATTCCTGGAAATACAGTAGCTGTTGATGCTAGTATGCCTTTCAGTGGCCTGTCAACTTTTGGTGGTTCATTTTTGTCAAAGTTCCAGTGTTCTCAACTACCACATCCA cTGCTAGATGAAATAACATTTGTGGACACTCCTGGTGTCCTCTCTGGAGAAAAACAAAGGACTCAACGAAGTTATGACTTCACTGGTGTTATATCTTGGTTTGCTGCAAAATGTGATCTGATACTTCTGCTATTTGATCCTCATAAACTTGACATTAGTGACGAATTTAAACGTGTAATTGGGTCTCTACACGGTCATGATGACAAGATTCGCGTGGTTTTGAATAAAGCGGATCAAATTGATACTCAACAA CTCATGAGAGTTTATGGAGCATTGATGTGGTCTCTGGGGAAAGTTCTGAATACTCCAGAAGTTATGCGTGTATATATTGG CTCATTTAATGATAAGCCTATAACCGAAGGATTTGTTGGCCCGTTAGGACAGGAGCTCTTTGAAAAGGAACAGAATGATCTTCTTGCAGACTTGGTAGATATTCCAAGAAAGGCATGCGACAGTCGG ATCAATGAATTTGTGAAACGTGCTAGATCTGCTAAAATTCATGCGTATATAATTAGTCATCTTAGGAATGAGATGCCAGCAATGATGGGCAAAGCTAAGACTCAACAAAGGCTTATAGAGAATCTTGAAGACGAATTTAGAAAG GTTCAAAGGGAGTTTCATCTACCAGCTGGTGATTTTCCCGATGTAGAACACTTCAGAGAGATTTTGAGTGGCTACAGCATTGACAAATTTGAGAAACTAAAGCCCAAAATGATTCAAGCGGTTGATGACATGCTTGGATACGAAATACCAGAGTTATTAAAAAAGTTCAGAAATCCttatgattga